From the Alkalibacter rhizosphaerae genome, one window contains:
- a CDS encoding UDP-N-acetylglucosamine 1-carboxyvinyltransferase — MDRLIIEGGHPLRGEVVIAGAKNAALGLIPAVLLAEGVCRLENLPNIKDVNRFINILSKMGVKVERENNHTVVFDSTTVEHYEMLDDETQKMRASYYLIGALLGRFKNVVIPFPGGCNIGVRPIDQHIKGFEALGAKVDLEHGIIRAHAEELIGTNIYLDVVSVGATINIMLAAVRAKGVTTLENAAKEPHVVDVANFLNLMGANIKGAGTDVIKITGVDIMEGCEYMVIPDQIEAGTYMIAAAATKGDVLIKNVIPKHLESISAKLVEMGAEIIEYDDSLRVIGKEPLKSVNIKTLPYPGFPTDLQQPMAVLMCMAEGSGTITESIFENRFKYVDELIKMGAEILVNGRVAMINGRKTLSGTTLSATDLRAGAAMVIAGLVADGKTEVTELKHIDRGYEDMEDKLLQLGAKIVRISE, encoded by the coding sequence ATGGATCGTTTGATAATAGAAGGGGGACACCCGCTTCGAGGAGAAGTGGTCATCGCCGGAGCAAAGAATGCAGCATTGGGATTGATTCCTGCCGTGCTGTTGGCGGAAGGCGTTTGTCGATTGGAAAATCTCCCAAACATAAAAGACGTGAACCGTTTTATCAATATTTTGAGTAAAATGGGCGTAAAAGTGGAACGGGAAAACAACCATACGGTGGTTTTCGACTCCACAACGGTAGAACACTATGAAATGCTGGATGACGAGACCCAGAAGATGCGGGCCTCCTACTACCTGATCGGGGCATTGCTGGGCCGTTTCAAAAACGTGGTCATCCCCTTTCCGGGAGGATGCAACATCGGGGTACGGCCCATCGACCAGCACATCAAAGGCTTTGAAGCCCTGGGTGCCAAAGTGGATCTGGAACACGGGATCATACGGGCCCATGCGGAAGAGCTCATCGGCACCAACATCTATCTGGATGTGGTCAGCGTTGGAGCCACCATCAACATCATGCTGGCAGCTGTTCGGGCCAAAGGGGTCACCACCCTGGAAAATGCGGCCAAGGAGCCCCACGTGGTGGATGTGGCCAACTTCTTGAATCTGATGGGCGCCAACATCAAGGGTGCCGGAACCGACGTGATCAAGATCACCGGCGTGGACATCATGGAAGGCTGCGAGTACATGGTCATTCCGGATCAGATCGAAGCAGGGACCTACATGATCGCTGCAGCGGCCACCAAAGGGGACGTCCTCATCAAAAACGTCATTCCCAAGCACTTGGAATCCATCTCCGCCAAACTGGTGGAAATGGGAGCGGAGATCATTGAGTACGACGATTCCCTTCGGGTCATCGGCAAGGAACCACTGAAATCCGTCAATATAAAGACGTTGCCCTATCCCGGGTTTCCCACGGACCTCCAGCAGCCCATGGCGGTGCTCATGTGCATGGCGGAAGGTTCCGGGACCATTACGGAGAGCATTTTTGAAAACCGGTTCAAGTATGTGGATGAACTGATCAAAATGGGTGCGGAGATCCTGGTCAACGGCCGGGTGGCCATGATCAACGGACGAAAGACCCTGTCGGGAACCACCTTGAGCGCCACGGACCTGCGGGCGGGAGCCGCCATGGTCATTGCCGGGCTGGTGGCCGACGGAAAAACGGAAGTCACGGAACTCAAACACATCGACCGCGGTTATGAAGACATGGAAGACAAGCTCCTCCAGCTGGGAGCAAAGATCGTACGGATCAGCGAATGA
- a CDS encoding 3D domain-containing protein: MKVHTQRLKDLGKAARNLLILALLVSAMSAAFVIYQTTEEVVTIVDEENTMEYSFRGNKTAGEILSDNDLYLEEMDELSMALSQEVNNGDTIEIKRASDLTVVVDGKEYAFTTAEDQVDRIIKRLGLRINELDIVQPAQGEVIQAGFDGEIRITRVTEEMDVNEYPIKYAKVTRSNANMDKGEVKTIQRGSDGLRSVSEKVVYHDGVEYSRTIVEEVVEREPKEEIKEVGTNVYIATSRGQTRFQTAMYVTATAYCSCTICTGSGNGITASGTRATASRTIAAPSNFRFGTEFYIPYFRGSSNRGIFKVEDRGGAIRGNRIDIYFNSHEEAIRFGRKTLKVYVLD; encoded by the coding sequence ATGAAAGTGCACACACAAAGATTAAAGGATCTGGGCAAGGCTGCCCGCAATCTTTTGATCCTCGCATTGCTGGTTTCAGCAATGTCCGCGGCATTCGTCATCTACCAGACCACTGAAGAAGTCGTAACCATTGTAGACGAAGAAAACACCATGGAATATAGTTTCAGAGGAAATAAGACGGCAGGGGAGATCCTGTCGGACAATGACCTCTACCTGGAGGAGATGGACGAGTTGTCCATGGCCTTGTCCCAGGAAGTGAACAACGGAGACACCATTGAAATCAAACGGGCGTCGGACTTGACGGTCGTGGTGGATGGCAAGGAATATGCATTTACTACGGCGGAAGACCAGGTGGACCGGATCATCAAACGGCTGGGACTGCGGATCAACGAGCTGGACATTGTCCAACCAGCCCAGGGAGAAGTGATACAAGCCGGTTTTGACGGAGAGATCCGCATCACCCGGGTCACGGAGGAGATGGATGTCAACGAATATCCCATCAAATATGCAAAGGTCACCAGAAGCAATGCCAACATGGACAAAGGGGAAGTAAAAACCATCCAGCGGGGTTCCGACGGATTGCGTTCCGTGTCGGAAAAAGTGGTCTACCATGACGGGGTGGAATACTCCCGAACCATTGTAGAAGAAGTAGTGGAAAGGGAACCCAAGGAAGAGATCAAGGAAGTGGGGACCAACGTATACATCGCCACATCCAGGGGACAGACCCGCTTTCAAACGGCCATGTACGTGACGGCTACCGCTTATTGCAGCTGCACCATCTGTACCGGTTCCGGCAACGGCATCACCGCCAGCGGGACCAGGGCCACGGCAAGCCGGACCATCGCCGCACCATCCAACTTTCGGTTTGGCACGGAGTTCTACATCCCCTATTTCCGGGGAAGTTCCAACCGGGGCATCTTTAAAGTGGAGGACCGGGGCGGAGCCATTCGGGGGAACCGGATCGACATCTACTTCAACTCCCACGAAGAAGCCATTCGCTTTGGACGAAAAACATTGAAGGTATATGTACTGGATTGA
- a CDS encoding DnaD domain protein — MNQFELIQSNDDLSVTLVENIFINHYMPKAPGDFVKVYLLGLKYCQSSNLAAISNTVIAKSLNLLESDVDKAWKFWEKEGILLVEEREGGHSSIRYFNIASLMLEGRSVSMPSAKKKTDENEIQQMHKAIEYMFARPLSVKELQTIGSWMEEFQLSSQAVTLLVEYCLEKDKKDINYMNRVATTWYDNGIFTYEDAKRYIESNNVRWTQYYQIMNYLGMNRQPSKAEIEFMDKWLDEYGFSLEMIFEGCRRMTGLHKPNFRYLNSVLTSWKEKGFTRPEDTLDEKGPATGGKSPSKDSEPSKYDYDLIQKKLREKMWGEPR; from the coding sequence TTGAACCAATTTGAACTGATCCAATCCAACGATGACTTATCCGTCACCCTGGTGGAAAATATTTTTATCAACCATTACATGCCCAAGGCTCCCGGCGACTTCGTCAAGGTCTATCTGCTGGGCTTGAAGTACTGCCAATCCAGCAATCTAGCCGCCATCAGCAACACCGTCATCGCCAAATCCCTGAACCTGTTGGAAAGCGATGTGGACAAAGCGTGGAAGTTCTGGGAAAAAGAAGGGATCCTCCTGGTGGAAGAGCGGGAAGGAGGCCACTCCAGCATTCGCTACTTCAACATCGCTTCCCTTATGCTGGAAGGACGATCCGTTTCCATGCCCTCCGCCAAAAAGAAAACAGACGAAAACGAGATCCAGCAGATGCACAAGGCCATCGAGTACATGTTTGCCCGCCCCTTGAGCGTCAAGGAACTCCAGACCATTGGCAGCTGGATGGAAGAATTCCAGCTCAGCTCCCAGGCCGTCACCCTTCTGGTGGAGTACTGCCTGGAAAAAGATAAAAAAGACATCAACTACATGAACCGGGTGGCCACCACCTGGTACGACAACGGCATCTTCACCTACGAAGACGCCAAGCGCTACATCGAGTCCAACAACGTACGGTGGACCCAATACTACCAGATCATGAACTACCTGGGCATGAACCGGCAACCTTCCAAGGCGGAGATCGAATTCATGGACAAGTGGCTGGACGAATACGGATTTTCATTGGAAATGATCTTTGAGGGATGCCGACGAATGACGGGCCTCCACAAACCCAACTTCCGCTATCTGAATTCCGTGTTGACTTCCTGGAAGGAAAAAGGCTTCACCCGGCCGGAAGACACCCTGGATGAGAAAGGGCCTGCAACCGGCGGCAAGTCCCCGTCAAAAGACTCTGAACCGTCCAAATACGACTACGATCTGATCCAGAAAAAATTGCGAGAAAAAATGTGGGGTGAACCGCGTTGA
- a CDS encoding acyl-[acyl-carrier-protein] thioesterase: protein MAGYQRTEIHRIKSYEVDKNQRLHLERLVNYAQDIAMAQGESMGIGQGHLTDQGLAWVIVKFDIRLDRYPLYNEEIHVTTQPVGFHKLTADRRFWFADRDQKTLGTIASQWVMVDINKGRMKSIPEFYPKQYGFDFANNEKIVYDKVQMPDSWGTEAKERVKFSDLDFNDHVNNGRYLRWIMDGFPEGFLDVHGVKRLQVSFKKEARLGEVVTLRTTLPGEDEPHSLVEMTSEKGESLVQGRIDWFKFSE from the coding sequence ATGGCAGGCTATCAAAGGACGGAGATCCATCGGATCAAAAGCTACGAAGTGGACAAAAACCAGCGCCTCCATCTGGAACGGCTGGTCAACTACGCCCAGGACATCGCCATGGCCCAGGGGGAATCCATGGGGATCGGACAGGGTCATCTGACGGACCAGGGACTGGCCTGGGTCATCGTCAAGTTCGACATCCGGTTGGACCGGTATCCTCTATATAATGAAGAGATCCATGTGACCACCCAGCCGGTAGGCTTTCACAAGTTGACGGCAGATCGACGATTCTGGTTTGCCGACCGGGATCAGAAAACGCTGGGGACCATCGCATCCCAATGGGTGATGGTGGATATAAACAAGGGACGGATGAAGTCCATCCCGGAATTCTATCCCAAACAGTACGGATTCGATTTTGCCAATAATGAGAAGATCGTCTACGACAAGGTCCAAATGCCCGATTCCTGGGGAACGGAAGCGAAAGAGCGGGTGAAGTTCAGCGACCTGGATTTCAACGATCACGTCAACAACGGCAGGTATCTGCGCTGGATCATGGACGGGTTTCCGGAAGGCTTTCTGGATGTCCATGGGGTGAAGCGGCTGCAGGTGTCCTTCAAGAAGGAAGCCCGGCTGGGGGAGGTCGTCACCCTTCGCACCACCCTTCCTGGAGAGGACGAGCCCCACTCCTTGGTGGAAATGACCTCGGAAAAAGGAGAAAGCCTGGTCCAGGGACGAATCGACTGGTTTAAATTTTCAGAATAA
- a CDS encoding TetR/AcrR family transcriptional regulator, which produces MPKDTFYNLPEEKRQTIYEAALDEFSIHPFKQASINRVVEAAGIAKGSFYQYFQDKKDLYKFLVEEIFQKKIAYLTPEMQNPFNMDCFSLIRELFRSGVRFAKDNPKLAKIAQHLMSNSEKDTYLEIMEEKKGEGIQIYKMILEKGMEKGDVRGDINLDIAAFFLFQLSNSLSDGFMDMFHQGDEAQLMERVEDMIEILKYGISNNRLESENE; this is translated from the coding sequence ATGCCAAAAGATACTTTTTACAATCTGCCGGAGGAAAAACGGCAAACCATATACGAAGCAGCCTTGGACGAGTTTTCCATCCATCCCTTCAAGCAAGCCAGCATCAACCGGGTGGTGGAGGCGGCAGGCATTGCCAAGGGTAGCTTTTATCAGTATTTTCAGGACAAAAAGGATCTCTACAAATTTCTGGTGGAGGAGATCTTCCAGAAGAAGATCGCCTATTTAACGCCGGAAATGCAGAATCCCTTTAACATGGACTGCTTTTCCCTGATCCGGGAGCTTTTTCGCAGCGGGGTCCGCTTCGCCAAGGACAATCCCAAGCTGGCGAAGATCGCCCAACACCTGATGAGCAATTCGGAAAAAGACACCTACCTGGAGATCATGGAGGAGAAAAAAGGGGAAGGCATCCAGATCTATAAAATGATCCTGGAAAAGGGAATGGAGAAGGGGGATGTCCGTGGGGACATCAATCTGGATATTGCCGCGTTCTTTTTGTTTCAGCTGAGCAATTCCCTCTCCGACGGATTTATGGACATGTTCCACCAGGGAGATGAAGCCCAGCTCATGGAGCGGGTGGAGGACATGATCGAAATTTTGAAATATGGAATATCCAACAACAGACTGGAGAGTGAAAATGAGTAA
- a CDS encoding MBL fold metallo-hydrolase produces the protein MKFCSLYSGSSGNSMYIEGAHGKVLVDAGLSGIRITTALQLIGADPTKLKGILVTHDHSDHIKGIGILSRKFNIPLYLNEATWMAVKDQIGKVRDENICLVEKDRPFSIDDLWIRPFSLHHDAADPMGYSISTQTRKISIVTDTGILDEAMYGAIRSSDLVVMESNHDVNMLMAGPYPYFLKKRVAGNQGHLSNDSAADVIIRLAEEGLTKVVLAHLSQENNFPLLALETTKNKLKEKGLDQVVSVEVAARYEPGTPYEL, from the coding sequence ATGAAATTTTGCAGTTTATACAGCGGAAGCAGCGGCAACAGCATGTACATCGAAGGAGCCCACGGGAAAGTGTTGGTGGATGCAGGCCTTAGCGGCATCCGGATCACCACGGCCCTGCAGTTGATCGGAGCGGATCCGACAAAGCTGAAGGGGATCCTGGTCACCCACGACCATTCAGACCACATCAAGGGAATTGGGATCCTGTCGAGAAAATTCAACATTCCCCTGTACCTGAATGAGGCCACCTGGATGGCGGTGAAAGACCAAATCGGAAAGGTCCGGGATGAAAACATCTGCCTGGTGGAGAAGGATCGCCCCTTTTCCATCGACGACTTGTGGATCCGCCCATTTTCCCTCCATCACGATGCGGCGGATCCCATGGGCTATTCCATTTCCACCCAAACCCGGAAGATCAGCATCGTTACGGATACGGGGATTTTGGATGAGGCCATGTATGGCGCCATCCGATCCAGCGATCTGGTGGTCATGGAGTCCAATCACGATGTGAACATGCTCATGGCCGGTCCCTATCCCTATTTTCTCAAAAAGCGGGTGGCGGGAAACCAGGGGCACCTGTCCAACGATTCGGCGGCAGACGTCATCATACGCCTGGCGGAAGAGGGATTGACCAAGGTGGTATTGGCCCACTTGAGTCAGGAAAATAATTTTCCCCTGCTGGCTCTGGAAACGACGAAAAACAAACTGAAGGAAAAGGGGCTGGACCAGGTCGTCTCTGTGGAAGTCGCCGCCCGTTACGAACCGGGAACACCCTACGAACTATAG
- a CDS encoding 3'-5' exoribonuclease YhaM family protein has translation MSKNESIKSMEYGQNVVSFLMIKESDLKKAKNDSLYLDMILGDAYGNQANAKLWNADGTMASYKTGDLVLVDALVQKFNGRLQLRINRLRLVEEGDDVNIEDFVDSAPENPENMYAYMMEILADYENEELRMLTEYMLEEKKDRLFYYPAAKTHHHAIKAGLLYHTFSMLKLAVELAKLYPFIDRDLLFSGVILHDLSKVDEMVSNELGIVEDYSKEGKLLGHIIQGIVEIDKAAASLGISSECRLLLEHLLLSHHYHAEYGSPKKPLLPEGELLHYIDMIDARMFTMEKVLRDVEPGSFAERNMTLEYRSMYKPDWQA, from the coding sequence ATGAGTAAGAACGAATCGATCAAATCGATGGAATACGGACAAAATGTGGTTTCCTTTCTGATGATCAAGGAATCGGACCTGAAAAAAGCAAAAAACGATTCCCTGTACCTGGACATGATCCTGGGAGATGCCTACGGCAACCAGGCCAATGCCAAATTGTGGAACGCAGATGGGACCATGGCATCCTACAAGACGGGAGACCTGGTCCTGGTGGACGCTCTGGTGCAAAAATTCAACGGACGGCTGCAGCTGCGGATCAACCGGCTTCGGCTGGTCGAAGAAGGGGACGATGTGAACATCGAAGACTTTGTGGACAGTGCACCGGAAAACCCGGAAAACATGTACGCCTACATGATGGAGATCCTGGCCGACTATGAAAATGAAGAGCTTCGGATGTTGACGGAGTACATGCTGGAAGAAAAGAAGGACCGACTTTTCTATTATCCGGCAGCCAAGACCCATCACCATGCCATCAAGGCCGGCTTGCTCTACCACACCTTTTCCATGCTGAAACTGGCGGTGGAACTGGCAAAGCTGTACCCTTTTATCGACAGGGACCTCCTTTTTTCCGGGGTCATTCTCCACGACCTGTCCAAGGTGGATGAAATGGTCTCCAATGAATTGGGGATCGTGGAAGACTACAGCAAGGAAGGGAAATTGCTGGGCCACATCATCCAGGGAATCGTGGAGATCGACAAGGCGGCGGCATCCCTGGGCATCAGCAGCGAATGTCGGCTCCTGCTGGAACACCTGCTATTGTCCCATCATTATCACGCAGAATACGGAAGTCCGAAAAAGCCTCTTTTGCCGGAAGGGGAGCTGCTCCATTACATCGACATGATCGATGCCAGGATGTTCACCATGGAAAAAGTCCTTCGGGATGTGGAACCGGGGAGCTTTGCAGAGAGAAACATGACCCTGGAATACCGCAGCATGTACAAACCGGACTGGCAGGCGTAA
- a CDS encoding ATP-binding protein encodes MKDAIYYETLQAYNEKIQQRKQHHQQQLAELYQSHPQLEKISDGLGRLGLQLAMASVASDDPKKLEAFRQEMETLRQDRSDLLASMGYEESVLEYQPHCPICQDEGVVDGKSCVCFQKVLIEKFYDQSNLKNILNRENFDTFRLDYYSREKGPYPNSPREQMERILLSSVQYAANFNNETKNLYFYGDPGLGKTFLSHCIAKELLDAGKLVIYQTASDLLDIIRKSKFQQNDDRLAQQPFQFLYQCDLLIIDDLGTETLTEFANNELFNLINRRLKEQKKMIISTNLPLNKLEGRYSARLASRIIGNFQFYEFFGEDIRMKKADIL; translated from the coding sequence TTGAAAGATGCCATCTACTATGAAACACTGCAAGCATACAACGAAAAGATCCAACAGCGAAAGCAGCATCACCAGCAGCAGCTGGCAGAACTCTACCAGTCCCATCCCCAGCTGGAAAAGATCTCCGACGGCCTTGGCCGTCTGGGACTGCAGCTGGCCATGGCTTCCGTGGCTTCCGACGATCCAAAAAAGCTGGAGGCCTTCCGACAGGAAATGGAGACCCTTCGTCAGGACCGCTCCGACCTGCTGGCTTCCATGGGTTACGAGGAATCCGTCCTGGAATACCAGCCCCATTGTCCCATCTGCCAGGATGAAGGAGTGGTGGACGGAAAGAGCTGCGTCTGTTTTCAAAAAGTGCTTATCGAAAAATTCTACGACCAGTCCAATCTGAAAAATATTTTGAATCGGGAAAACTTCGACACCTTTCGCCTGGACTACTATTCCCGTGAAAAGGGACCCTATCCCAACAGCCCCAGGGAGCAGATGGAGCGGATCCTTCTCTCCAGCGTCCAGTATGCCGCGAATTTCAACAATGAAACAAAGAATTTGTATTTCTACGGGGATCCGGGTCTGGGAAAGACTTTCCTTTCCCACTGCATTGCCAAGGAGCTTCTGGATGCCGGCAAGCTGGTGATCTATCAGACGGCTTCCGATCTTCTGGACATCATCCGAAAAAGCAAGTTTCAGCAGAACGACGACCGTCTCGCCCAGCAGCCCTTCCAGTTCCTCTACCAGTGCGATCTGCTGATCATCGACGATCTGGGAACGGAGACCCTGACGGAATTTGCCAACAACGAGCTGTTCAACCTGATCAACCGCCGGTTGAAGGAACAAAAAAAGATGATCATTTCCACCAACCTTCCATTGAACAAGCTGGAGGGGCGCTATTCCGCCCGGCTGGCATCCAGGATCATCGGGAACTTCCAATTTTACGAATTCTTCGGAGAAGACATCCGAATGAAAAAGGCCGACATTTTATAG
- a CDS encoding M23 family metallopeptidase produces MEKKGKIAGWIFGLLFVAGIAAVYTNHGYQIQYKGQDVGYVQDLKVVSQAFEALDQDFREAYGEDILFEDRVSIQYQAKGGRPVLDEESLKASLLQKGAQAQRSAVTIYINEKPMAVVDSAKTAQDILDQVVQAGIVLTGKDRLLEAEILDDLRLEEGLVDASALEGPDQVMDRFKTGLAVAETYEIKPKDTLWDIAVNRGMTTDQLVKANPDMDPSTLKPGDTIVIQQLESLFHIRYVKETTRQESIPFEVEYTEDDSLYLGQEKVTRPGQEGIMEITHALTFEDGKQIDEEYLGSATVKEPVGQIVARGTKAWPSQHATGRFVVPATGRILGMYGSDRGSHYHKGVDICQWSGSARGIYAADAGTVVEAVPSGYNGGRGVYVVISHGNGLSTAYYHFSSISVVKGQTVTKGQPIGIMGTTGNSRGIHLHFEVRVNGNPVDPNNYFGYFRNGLDLKALR; encoded by the coding sequence ATGGAGAAGAAGGGCAAGATCGCAGGTTGGATCTTTGGATTGTTGTTTGTGGCAGGCATTGCCGCCGTGTATACAAACCATGGATACCAGATCCAGTACAAGGGACAAGACGTAGGATACGTGCAGGACCTGAAGGTGGTATCCCAGGCTTTTGAAGCATTGGATCAGGACTTTCGGGAAGCATACGGGGAAGACATCCTCTTTGAAGACCGGGTGAGCATCCAATACCAGGCCAAAGGAGGACGACCGGTATTGGATGAAGAAAGCCTGAAAGCGTCCCTGCTGCAAAAGGGAGCCCAAGCCCAAAGAAGCGCCGTTACTATATATATCAACGAAAAACCCATGGCAGTAGTGGATTCTGCCAAAACCGCCCAGGACATTTTGGACCAAGTGGTCCAGGCCGGGATCGTACTGACCGGAAAAGACCGGTTGCTGGAAGCGGAGATCCTGGACGACCTTCGTCTGGAGGAAGGCCTGGTGGACGCCTCCGCACTGGAAGGTCCGGACCAGGTCATGGACAGGTTCAAAACCGGTCTGGCCGTGGCGGAAACCTATGAAATAAAGCCCAAGGACACCCTGTGGGACATAGCCGTCAACCGGGGGATGACCACGGACCAGTTGGTCAAAGCCAATCCGGACATGGACCCGTCGACCCTGAAGCCGGGGGACACCATCGTGATCCAGCAACTGGAGTCCCTCTTTCACATTCGCTATGTGAAGGAGACCACCCGTCAGGAAAGCATTCCCTTTGAAGTGGAATATACGGAGGATGACTCCCTGTATCTGGGTCAGGAAAAAGTGACCCGACCGGGACAGGAAGGGATAATGGAGATCACCCATGCCCTCACTTTCGAAGACGGCAAGCAGATCGACGAGGAATATCTGGGCAGTGCCACGGTGAAGGAACCGGTGGGCCAGATCGTTGCCAGGGGCACCAAGGCCTGGCCGAGCCAGCATGCCACCGGCCGCTTTGTGGTACCTGCCACGGGACGGATCCTGGGCATGTACGGAAGCGATCGGGGGAGTCATTACCACAAGGGTGTGGACATTTGCCAGTGGAGCGGCTCAGCCAGGGGGATCTATGCCGCCGATGCGGGAACGGTGGTGGAAGCCGTACCGTCCGGATACAACGGCGGCCGGGGCGTCTACGTGGTCATCTCCCACGGCAATGGACTGTCTACGGCATATTACCACTTCTCGTCCATTTCCGTGGTGAAGGGACAGACGGTGACCAAGGGCCAGCCCATCGGCATCATGGGAACCACAGGCAACAGCCGGGGCATCCATCTTCACTTTGAAGTGCGGGTCAACGGCAATCCGGTGGATCCCAACAACTACTTTGGATATTTCCGAAACGGACTGGATCTGAAGGCCCTGCGGTAG
- a CDS encoding S1C family serine protease: MEEERSREIIMDSDERYRPRPKKERRGWKYFAAGLAGAILGSIIMGTVAFSYLKDWTDDFNTVNGDGNVVQQVLNIKENAPTTVEAVAELVTPAVVGITTVEVQQGFWQQPVEQTGVGSGVIVTKDGYILTNQHVVTDNPKSITVSLKDGRIVEGQKIWSDAALDLAVVKIDATNLPTANLGDSDKINVGELAVAIGNPLGLTFERTVTSGIISALNRSIMVGPSSIAEDLIQTDASINSGNSGGPLLNKRGEVIGINTYKIDTGEGMGFAIPINIAKPIIDQIVKDGSFQPIVMGVSCLDREIVRFYGNSDIELKEGILIMEVQAGSGAQRGGLRTDDIILEVDGVQVNTMLKLREILYAKSPGQMVKVTYQRNGQTHETEVELSLAE; this comes from the coding sequence ATGGAAGAAGAAAGAAGCAGGGAGATCATCATGGACTCCGATGAGAGGTATCGACCCAGACCGAAGAAGGAACGCCGAGGGTGGAAGTATTTCGCCGCCGGCCTGGCGGGAGCCATTCTGGGAAGCATCATCATGGGGACTGTGGCCTTTTCCTATCTGAAGGACTGGACGGATGATTTCAATACCGTCAACGGGGACGGAAACGTGGTCCAGCAGGTCCTCAATATCAAGGAGAACGCTCCCACCACCGTAGAAGCGGTAGCGGAGCTGGTCACTCCTGCTGTGGTGGGGATCACCACCGTAGAGGTCCAGCAAGGCTTCTGGCAGCAGCCGGTGGAACAAACCGGCGTCGGTTCCGGTGTTATCGTGACCAAGGACGGGTATATCCTGACCAATCAGCACGTGGTGACGGACAATCCCAAAAGCATCACCGTCTCCCTCAAGGACGGACGGATCGTTGAAGGGCAAAAAATCTGGTCCGATGCCGCGTTGGATCTGGCTGTCGTCAAGATCGACGCCACCAACCTTCCCACGGCAAACCTGGGAGATTCGGACAAGATCAATGTTGGAGAACTGGCCGTTGCCATCGGCAATCCTTTGGGACTCACCTTTGAGCGGACCGTTACCTCCGGGATCATCAGTGCCCTGAACCGAAGCATCATGGTGGGACCGAGCAGCATCGCAGAGGATCTGATCCAGACGGATGCGTCCATCAACAGCGGAAACAGCGGTGGACCTCTTCTCAACAAACGGGGAGAAGTCATCGGCATCAACACCTACAAGATCGACACGGGGGAAGGCATGGGATTTGCCATTCCCATCAACATCGCCAAGCCCATCATTGACCAGATCGTCAAGGATGGAAGCTTCCAGCCCATCGTCATGGGGGTCAGTTGTCTGGACCGGGAAATCGTCCGCTTTTACGGAAATTCCGACATCGAGCTGAAGGAAGGCATTTTGATCATGGAGGTCCAAGCCGGCTCTGGAGCCCAGCGGGGGGGATTGCGTACAGACGACATCATTCTGGAGGTGGACGGCGTTCAGGTCAATACCATGCTGAAGCTGCGGGAGATCCTCTACGCCAAATCTCCGGGTCAGATGGTGAAGGTCACCTACCAGCGAAACGGACAGACCCACGAAACGGAAGTGGAACTGAGCCTGGCCGAATAG